In the genome of Amia ocellicauda isolate fAmiCal2 chromosome 3, fAmiCal2.hap1, whole genome shotgun sequence, one region contains:
- the numa1 gene encoding nuclear mitotic apparatus protein 1 isoform X2 — protein MSLNETKEQALLTWINSLNLDDPVNKLSSLQDGSLLVKLIYRLNGKENEAQTTLDQPIQGRLDFISNFLQSNCKYDQDRGAIVSWENIVNGQNLEVELSKVVVLLLYYSNMCGTYQVFEKLNYKTQAELASVLRFVLDNEESLYLNNNLESFLKRKALFPLSSVSSHSSVSSYSSVSEEESPIIKRKRKPEVQFLDLQTVATSSVSSPIQDVLKTPQFQMRKLRKQLYQERNMRDELEVELANSCKIITERETQLSLLQQKVHKLMRHNNEQDQGPNELEELGNKYESVVKRLQDVRKQCQDLKTNKGQMERKIDQLTEENGNLSFQMRDFLVRLTEAQAAVDKLSDEQEQSVKEWEAKRTQLESALNQAIADKECFSEQILILQGKICQLEDELKKEQSQSRVEGEVMGDVLEMEGLKQEVDDLTVKVSQLEVIIASLEQEKAQALMDLNSERANFESEKSHLTVVIAGLQQALSELGCEKEELQRTSREQQERLTAQVLALNADIDKLAEIVKRSELEVAGLSQKVEEEQRQNGQLVQQMEKKEQSALETIHGLKKQVDDLGSALKVKEEEAVSSTQLWDMERQESGRREIALLEASKTAARERDAALTEYRHFQKDKEQKIGELGQQIHTLEDQWKAEQSLVSKLRNEKGELEQKVAALELAINELRLKCQSLESKSEAQRCSNLEAIETLTVRLQDAEKELQHYEGKLVHHSGVIEENGNLRNQLATLDDTVGNLRVQIEAERRGFEETRSLELQRVCQLGEEVKALQDRTQQMSTDLEFAHQELKKEQQEKLTAQSSLEKLREESGEMIKALSAEHDQASLAIKAKEAEIRKLSSELGSLADKLALTEETKGQELAAKKEEITRLIQEMEGTLEKLEMVNKEKEDMESRLQSRIVEHQGQLSALREELVDVQGTVRQKESELEVILNLQRETSQLEEFQKRLAKEEKETQFYKFKMEDQEKETLHLKTLLNAKEEEIKSLLQSTQAGEERASVIHALQEKREEEMRSLLSRVSELEQAYSEQSRSVAALEQELAEARRLMSEKGTAFEKQANQLLDLQRELSLQQDTTVSLEKRLESSQSKCSEQQMQVEKLSTELKETRSSSGLREAALKQQVDRLLQELARQNSDLETLKQEVSNRKEEQLERDALKKRAAAAAEELEKLQAESLIAASVASEKDIVLQNLQKEIQAVNEKYEELQERDVDRSKLADTWELNLQQHNETVQRLHEEVSAASSLASERQQTTETLEKELSSLQQEVEMLRHGNLVTSALVSEKDSQLSCLQEEIKKLKEQENARNLEAAMERAQQKELQSTIDRLQAEVLAASRAVAVKESQRKELEESISVLKKEVVSASSEREQAAGIFQTQLASLQQENKLMATEKESLQQELVLLRKTEAELCDLQQELTNAQALIGELMPTKRKCQQQQAELCLAQAKHQEELEQRDRTAATLDNELQQAKDEISVLRPLKDLIAEQELSLQKLQKENMTYREQVCKLQQANSQLTSENLEMCSDAEVAMREVVHTQELEKIKGEHQRQIASLKEKVRETCEKYRSIEEEDTKQKVLDDRQKFQEERKKLIVQVEEMQKCLNTETLQVEELTKKLGQQVIATKSERDNVKVWEAEVKELKEKLTRRDEVLEHYKAQVEKAKIHYSGKKQQLQESIEKVQALETALEGSRGERDALKAERKRMEMELHQAQLSAKNLSTKVSSLEAQVDFADRQLREHKKLQGSIDTLKTQKSVCPSVPDKSQDTSKDSLELSPDEDDTLVSKRKRREDKTPAARSSERLAAQRRALSRESLDTLYFTPMALRSQTRLESSITSLGDLTLDSAKKTQSARRRTTQKTPGAPEPENESFFSLHAAQSHPNLCSQRGRPLSMASLSSRYSVSQELFNESSTSEQLLNLPGYRPGTANTSTAHRNTNTFVVGSQNEPEHTDDWMRLAELQARNKTCLPHLKSSYPLEGRPSIGIASLCITDDEVRMGNPDDTIRRASMLPSQLHDTLAPHRMSMQPGLTREGMPSHRATMLPSQIRETVSSHRASLLPKPSAQQSWQTTSGTSKQVKRTTDEPQNGADTPESKKALTSCFPRPMTPKDKNDRRWTMQSSQNKPPVCQDERRQSMAFSITNTPKKAGSLLQRGFNKMRGSTRKSPTSTGKTPRKSPRRSPRIGSGKSPKNTASAKKSMIRKPLKNMKV, from the exons ATGTCTCTCAATGAGACTAAAGAACAGGCCTTGTTGACTTGG ATCAACAGTCTCAACCTGGATGACCCCGTCAACAAGCTGTCCAGCCTGCAGGATGGCAGCCTTTTAGTAAAGCTGATCTACAGGCT AAACGGGAAGGAAAATGAGGCTCAGACCACACTGGATCAGCCCATCCAGGGAAGACTGGATTTTATCTCCAACTTTTTACAAA GCAACTGCAAGTATGACCAAGATCGCGGAGCCATTGTGTCTTGGGAGAACATTGTAAATGGACAGAATTTGGAAGTGGAGTTGTCAAag GTGGTGGTTCTCCTCCTCTACTACTCCAACATGTGTGGCACGTATCAGGTATTTGAGAAGCTGAACTACAAGACGCAG GCTGAGCTGGCATCTGTCCTCCGATTTGTTCTCGATAATGAGGAGAGCCTTTACCTGAACAATAACTTGGAATCCTTCCTTAAGAGAAAag CTCTCTTTCCTCTCTCCAGTGTCTCAAGTCACTCCAGTGTGTCAAGTTATTCCAGTGTCAGTGAGGAGGAATCCCCCATCatcaaaaggaaaaggaaacctGAAGTCCAGTTTCTGGACCTCCAGACTGTGGCGACAAGTTCTGTGAG CTCTCCCATCCAAGATGTCCTGAAGACACCGCAGTTCCAGATGAGGAAACTTCGTAAACAGCTGTATCAGGAGAGGAATATGAGGGATGAGCTGGAAGTGGAGCTGGCAAACAGTTGCAAGATCATTACCGAGAGAG AGACCCAGCTGTCCCTCCTGCAGCAGAAAGTTCACAAGTTGATGAGGCACAATAATGAGCAAGACCAGGGACCCAATGAACTGGAGGAACTCGGCAACAAATATGAAAG TGTGGTGAAACGCTTGCAAGATGTCCGAAAACAGTGCCAGGACCTGAAAACCAACAAAGGTCAAATGGAGAGAAAGATTGACCAGTTGACAGAGGAGAATGGAAATCTTTCCTTCCAG ATGAGAGATTTCCTAGTTCGTCTTACAGAAGCACAGGCTGCCGTGGACAAGCTGAGTGATGAGCAGGAACAGTCTGTGAAGGAGTGGGAGGCGAAACGCACACAGCTCGAGAGTGCTCTCAACCAGGCTATTGCAGACAAG GAGTGTTTTTCTGAACAGATTCTTATTCTTCAAGGGAAGATCTGTCAACTTGAAGATGAGCTGAAGAAAGAGCAGTCTCAGAGTAGGGTGGAAGGAGAGGTCATGGGAGATGTATTAGAG ATGGAAGGCTTGAAGCAGGAGGTGGATGATCTTACTGTGAAGGTGTCTCAGCTTGAAGTTATCATAGCCAGCCTTGAGCAAGAGAAAGCACAAGCTCTAATGGACCTGAACTCTGAAAGAGCCAACTTTGAAAGTGAGAAGTCACATCTCACTGTGGTCATCGCTGGGCTGCAGCAGGCCCTGTCTGAGCTCGGGTGCGAGAAGGAAGAGCTGCAGCGAACTTCCAGGGAGCAGCAAGAGAGGCTGACAGCCCAGGTTTTAGCTCTGAATGCTGACATTGATAAACTGGCTGAGATTGTAAAACGCAGTGAGCTGGAAGTTGCAGGCCTGAGCCAGAAGGTGGAGGAAGAGCAGAGGCAGAATGGGCAGCTAGTCCAGCAAATGGAGAAGAAAGAGCAATCTGCTCTGGAGACTATTCATGGACTGAAGAAACAGGTGGATGATCTTGGCAGTGCCTTGAAAGTGAAAGAGGAGGAGGCCGTCTCTAGTACCCAGTTATGGGACATGGAGAGACAAGAGAGCGGCCGTAGGGAGATTGCCTTGCTGGAAGCGTCCAAGActgcagccagagagagagatgcagctTTGACTGAGTACCGCCATTTCCAAAAAGACAAAGAACAAAAAATTGGGGAACTTGGCCAACAGATCCACACTCTAGAGGACCAATGGAAGGCCGAACAGAGTCTAGTCTCCAAGCTGAGAAATGAGAAGGGTGAGCTGGAGCAGAAGGTTGCAGCTTTGGAATTGGCCATCAATGAACTTCGCCTCAAATGTCAGAGCCTGGAGTCTAAGAGCGAAGCTCAAAGATGCAGCAATTTGGAGGCCATTGAAACCCTGACTGTGAGACTGCAAGACGCAGAGAAAGAGCTCCAGCACTATGAGGGGAAGTTAGTCCATCATTCTGGGGTAATTGAAGAGAATGGTAATCTGCGGAATCAGCTTGCTACTCTGGACGACACTGTGGGAAACCTGCGTGTTCAGATTGAGGCTGAGAGGAGAGGGTTCGAAGAGACTCGTTCTTTGGAGCTCCAGAGGGTCTGCCAATTGGGAGAGGAGGTCAAAGCATTGCAGGATAGGACCCAGCAAATGTCAACTGACTTAGAGTTTGCCCACCAGGAGCTGAAGAAAGAGCAACAAGAGAAACTGACTGCACAATCTTCTTTGGAAAAGCTGAGGGAGGAAAGTGGAGAGATGATAAAAGCTCTATCTGCAGAGCATGATCAAGCATCTTTAGCTATCAAGGCTAAAGAAGCTGAAATTAGGAAGCTGAGCTCTGAACTGGGATCTCTTGCAGACAAGTTGGCTTTAACAGAAGAAACCAAGGGCCAGGAGTTAGCTGCAAAGAAGGAGGAAATTACAAGGCTTATCCAAGAGATGGAGGGAACCCTAGAAAAACTGGAAATGGTCAACAAGGAAAAGGAAGACATGGAAAGTCGTCTTCAGTCCAGAATTGTGGAACACCAGGGACAGCTCTCGGCACTGCGTGAGGAGTTGGTTGATGTTCAGGGAACAGTGAGGCAAAAGGAAAGTGAACTCGAAGTGATTCTCAATCTGCAAAGGGAGACCTCTCAGCTGGAGGAGTTCCAAAAACGCTTGGCTAAAGAAGAGAAGGAAACTCAGTTTTATAAATTTAAGATGGAAGACCAAGAAAAAGAGACTCTACACCTGAAGACCTTGCTAAATGCAAAGGAGGAGGAGATCAAATCTCTCCTACAGAGCACCCAAGCTGGGGAAGAAAGGGCTTCAGTTATTCATGCTCTTCAGGAGAAGAGGGAGGAGGAAATGAGGTCCCTGCTGTCGAGGGTTTCGGAGCTCGAGCAAGCTTATTCAGAGCAAAGCAGGTCTGTTGCTGCACTGGAGCAAGAGTTGGCAGAAGCTCGAAGACTGATGTCAGAGAAGGGCACTGCTTTTGAAAAGCAAGCAAACCAGCTGCTTGATCTTCAGAGGGAACTTTCACTTCAACAAGATACAACAGTCTCCTTGGAAAAACGCCTGGAGTCTTCGCAATCCAAGTGCAGTGAGCAGCAGATGCAGGTGGAGAAACTTTCCACAGAGCTGAAAGAGACCCGCTCCTCCAGTGGTCTTCGTGAGGCAGCCTTAAAACAGCAAGTAGATCGTTTACTGCAGGAGCTTGCGAGGCAAAACAGTGACCTGGAAACACTGAAGCAGGAAGTGTCAAACAGGAAGGAAGAGCAACTGGAGAGGGATGCCCTCAAGAAAcgggcagctgctgcagcagaagaACTGGAGAAGCTGCAGGCTGAATCTCTCATTGCAGCCTCCGTAGCGTCAGAAAAAGACATTGTGCTGCAGAATTTGCAAAAGGAAATCCAAGCTGTCAATGAAAAATATGAAGAGCTGCAAGAAAGGGATGTGGATAGAAGCAAGTTGGCGGACACCTGGGAATTAAATCTTCAACAGCACAATGAAACTGTACAGAGACTGCATGAGGAAGTCTCTGCTGCTTCCTCACTTGCCTCTGAAAGACAGCAGACAACTGAGACACTGGAGAAGGAACTTTCTTCCTTGCAACAAGAAGTGGAAATGCTGAGACACGGAAACCTTGTGACTTCAGCACTAGTCTCCGAGAAGGATTCCCAGCTCTCCTGTCTTCAGGAAGAAATCAAGAAACTGAAGGAGCAGGAAAATGCAAGAAATCTGGAAGCTGCCATGGAGAGAGCTCAGCAGAAAGAATTGCAAAGTACCATAGACAGGCTCCAGGCGGAAGTGCTAGCTGCTTCCAGAGCAGTTGCAGTAAAGGAATCTCAACGTAAGGAGCTGGAAGAATCAATTTCTGTTCTTAAGAAGGAGGTTGTCTCTGCTTCCTCCGAGAGAGAGCAGGCAGCTGGAATTTTCCAGACACAGCTTGCCTCCTTGCAGCAGGAGAACAAGCTCATGGCTACTGAAAAGGAGTCATTACAGCAGGAGCTGGTGCTGTTGAGAAAGACGGAAGCAGAGTTGTGTGACCTTCAACAGGAGCTGACCAACGCTCAGGCCCTAATTGGGGAGCTGATGCCAACTAAACGAAAGTGCCAGCAGCAGCAAGCTGAGCTGTGCCTGGCCCAGGCCAAACaccaggaggagctggagcagcgAGATCGAACAGCTGCCACCTTGGATAATGAGCTACAGCAGGCCAAAGATGAAATCTCTGTTCTCCGGCCACTGAAAGACCTAATCGCAGAACAAGAACTTTCCCTCCAAAAACTCCAGAAGGAGAACATGACCTACAGGGAGCAGGTGTGCAAGCTGCAGCAGGCCAACAGCCAGCTGACCAGTGAGAACCTGGAGATGTGCTCTGATGCAGAGGTGGCCATGAGGGAAGTGGTCCACACCCAGGAGCTGGAGAAGATCAAAGGAGAGCACCAGAGACAGATAGCCTCTCTGAAGGAGAAGGTCCGAGAAACTTGTGAGAAGTATAGAAGTATAGAAGAAGAGGACACCAAGCAGAAGGTTCTGGACGACAGGCAGAAGTTCCAGGAGGAGAGAAAGAAGCTCATTGTTCAG GTTGAGGAAATGCAGAAGTGTCTGAATACAGAAACATTACAG GTAGAGGAGCTGACCAAGAAGCTGGGACAGCAGGTCATCGCAACCAAGTCTGAGAGGGACAACGTGAAG GTGTGGGAGGCAGAGGTCAAAGAACTCAAGGAAAAGCTGACCCGCAGAGACGAGGTGCTGGAGCACTATAAGGCACAG GTGGAGAAAGCGAAGATCCACTATTCTGGCAAGAAGCAGCAACTGCAAGAATCCATCGAGAAGGTCCAGGCCCTGGAGACCGCACTGGAGGGGAGCCGGGGGGAAAGAGATGCTCTGAAGGCTGAGAGAAAGAGGATGGAGATGGAGCTGCACCAGGCCCAGCTGTCTGCAAAGAACCTGTCTACCAAAGTCAGCAGTCTGGAGGCCCAG gtggaCTTTGCAGACCGGCAGCTTAGGGAACACAAGAAGCTCCAGGGGAGTATTGACACCTTGAAGACCCAGAAGTCTGTGTGCCCCAGTGTCCCAGATAAATCACAGGACACCAGCAAGGACAGCTTGGAGCTTAGCCCGGATGAGGACGACACCCTCGTCTCTAAAAG GAAGAGGAGAGAAGACAAGACTCCTGCAGCGAGGAGCTCCGAGAGGCTGGCGGCTCAGCGGCGTGCCCTCAGCCGGGAGTCCTTGGATACCCTGTACTTCACCCCCATGGCCCTCCGCTCCCAGACCAGACTGGAGAGCAGCATCACCTCCCTGGGGGACCTCACTCTCGACTCTGCCAAGAAGACCCAGTCTGCGCGCCGCCGTACCACACAG AAGACTCCTGGAGCTCCAGAGCCCGAGAACGAGTCTTTCTTCAGCCTCCATGCGGCTCAGTCCCATCCCAACCTCTGCTCCCAGCGGGGAAGACCCCTGTCCATGGCCTCACTGTCCTCGCGGTACAGTGTCTCGCAGGAGTTGTTCAACGAGAGCTCAACCAGTGAACAGCTGCTCAACCTGCCTGGGTACCGCCCTGGCACTGCTAACACCTCGACCGCACACCGCA ACACCAACACGTTTGTGGTCGGCTCTCAGAATGAACCGGAGCACACGGACGACTGGATGCGCCTTGCCGAGCTGCAGGCCAGGAACAAGACCTGTCTGCCCCATCTCAAGAGCAGCTACCCTCTGGAGGGCAGG CCCAGCATTGGAATCGCCTCGCTGTGCATCACGGATGATGAGGTACGCATGGGAAACCCCGACGACACCATCCGTCGGGCCTCCATGCTGCCCTCCCAGCTCCATGACACCCTGGCGCCCCACCGTATGTCCATGCAGCCCGGGCTGACTCGGGAAGGCATGCCCTCCCACCGGGCGACCATGCTGCCCAGCCAGATCAGGGAGACTGTGTCCTCTCATCGTGCCTCTTTGCTGCCCAAGCCCTCTGCCCAGCAGTCCTGGCAGACCACCTCGGGCACCTCCAAACAGGTCAAACGAACCACTGATGAGCCTCAGAACGGAGCGGACACTCCTGAG TCCAAGAAAGCATTGACCAGCTGCTTCCCACGGCCCATGACACCCAAAGACAAGAACGACCGTCGCTGGACCATGCAGAGCAGCCAGAACAAGCCGCCCGTGTGCCAG GATGAACGCCGCCAGTCCATGGCGTTCAGTATCACCAACACCCCCAAGAAGGCTGGCAGTCTCCTCCAGCGGGGCTTCAATAAGATGAGGGGCAGCACACGGAAGTCACCCACTTCCACAGGCAAAACGCCCCGAAAGTCCCCCCGCAGGTCTCCCCGGATCGGCAGCGGCAAGTCGCCCAAGAACACTGCAAGCGCCAAGAAG AGTATGATTAGAAAACCTCTGAAGAATATGAAGGTGTAA